Genomic DNA from Niabella ginsenosidivorans:
AATAGAACATATTTTTGCCACGCCCCGGCGGTTAAACTTTGAGCTGTCTGCCAATAATATTAAAGTTTGGGCGGTGTCAATCATTTTCCTGTTTAATGTAGCTTCCGTCAAATTGGAAATCGTGGCCCCATGGTCCAGGTCGATACCGTCAACTCCAAGAAAAAGCAGCTCGCATGAAATATCATCCAATGTGTGGAGGGCATACCCGCCGGCTACTGACGATGAGTTCGGCCTTATAATACCGCCCAGTTGTAATACTTCAACGTTGTTCCGGTTACTCAGCTCCAGGCCAACTTTAAGGGCCGGAGTAATAACCGTTATTTTATTTTGAGGATGCAGCACGGTGGACAGTGTAAACGCAGTAGTGCCGGAACCGATCATGATGGAATCGGCATTTTTGATCAGGCCTAAAGCTGCTTTTGCAATTCTTTTCTTTTCGTCAATATTGATAAATTCTTTTTCGTTAATAGATTTATCTCCTGCATAAGGATTGGTGATGGAAGCGCCGCCTTTTGTGCGGAATAGCAGGTTCTTTTCTTCCAGCATTTTCAGGTCCTTTCGGATCGTTACGCCCGATACTTTCATTTCGCTGGCTAAATCATCGATGCTCAGTTTTCCTTTTTTGTTGATCTTGTTTAAAATATACTCGTGCCTTTCAGTGATTGTTCTTGTTGCCATTTTACAGAAAATTTAAAGCGGATATAAAATTGCCGATTTTTAATTTAATTTTTATTTTTAAAAATGTTTAAATATATTTATTTTTGTTTAAATTCCTTGCATAATATGAATAATCATTTAAATTCGGTTGGTTTTTTTGCCAAAACTGGGCTGCCCAAAAACCTCGCCTGGGGATATCTGGGCATTCTCATTTTTATGATGGGAGACGGAGTGGAACAGGGCTGGTTAAGCCCTTATCTGATCCACGACCGGGGGCTGACCATTGAGCAGTCTGCAACACTTTTTAGCGTATATGGTCTTACTGTAGCCATTTCCTCTTTTCTTTCCGGCATCCTGGCAGAGGGCCTGGGGGTTCGTAAAGCAATGTGGACCGGCTTTTTTCTTTTTATGGCAGGCACTTTCGGGTTTGTGGGCCTGGGATTGAAAGAACTGGATTTTAATGTGATGTTACTGACCTATGCCATCCGGGGATTCGGGTATCCGCTCTTTGCCTATACCTTTCTTGTATGGATCACCTACCGCATACCACAAACGAAACTGGGTACGGCAGTAGGATGGTTCTGGTTTGTGTTTACAGGCGGATTGAATGTGTTTGGAGCCTATTATTCCAGCTGGGCGATTGGCCGGTTGGGGCATATCAATACTTTGTGGACATCACTTTTCTGGGTTTCCCTGGGAACTCTTTTTGCATTGCTGATCAACAGGGACCGGATTGAAAGAACCCGCAGTAAGGACAAGCTAAGGGAACTGGCGGACAGCATTAAGATAGCTGTAAATGAGCCCAAGGTATTCCTGGGCGGCATTGTGCGTACTATCAATACAACGGCCCAGTTTGCCTTCCCGGTTTTTATGCCGATCTATTTTGAAAAATATGGCTTTTCTACAAGTGACTGGCTAAAGATCTGGGGAACCATTTTTACAGCAAATATTGTGTTCAACCTCATCTTTGGTTTTGTAGGAGACCGGCTCGGATGGCGCAGAACCATATCTCTGTTTGGCGGCATAGGCTGTGGCATTACCACGCTGCTTTTTTACTATTCTCCCCGGCTATCTAATGGCAATTTTTATATCGTACTGATAAGTGGTGTGTTATGGGGCGCGTTGCTGGCCGGGTATGTGCCTTTGTCCGCGTTAGTGCCCTCACTTGTATCAAAAGGAAAAGGCGCTGCAATGGCTTTTCTGAACCTGGGGGCGGGGCTTTCAGTATTTGCGGGTCCCCTGATAGTGCGTCTTTTCATAGGCCCCGCGGGCAATGCGGGCGTCATCTGGATTCTGGCTATTTTATATTTTCTCAGCGCATTGCTGACCCGGTTTATAACCCTTCCAAAAACAACGGGCAGTGAACCCGGTCAGGAATTAAAAACAGCAACCATTTAAATCACATCAATTTTATATGACTATTTTAATTACAGCGCCTTATAACGAAGCAGGGCGGCGCCAGCTGGAATCCTGCTTTGGAACGGTTATTTACAGGGTATGGAAGGAAAACGGGCGTGCTTTTAACGCAGCAGAACTCAACCAACTGCTGGATGAAACACGGGCGGATGCATTAATTACGGAACATGATGAGGTAAGCGAGGACGTGATCCGCAAACATCCGAAGTTAAAGTTTATCGGGGTATGCAGGGGAACACCGTCCAATGTATCCGTAGATACAGCAAAAGAGCTGGGCATTGAAGTATTTCACACCCCTGCCCGGAACGCCCAGGCGGTGGCCGAGTTATTTATTGCAAACGTGATCACTTTTTTAAGGAATACCCTTCCAGGTATCAACTGGCTGAAAGGGCGTAACTGGCAGAAAGGGGCACATGCCTCTTATTTGCAGTTCAAAGGGAATGAACTGGCGGGCAGGACCATTGGCATGGTGGGGTTCGGTGCTGTAGGCCAGCATATCGCAAGGCTGGCGGCCGCTTTTCCCTGCAGGATCCGGTATTATGATCCTTTCATAAAAGAAGCATTTAATGACTATACGCCGGTTTCATTGGAAACAATATTTGCAGAGAGTGACATTGTTTCGATCCACCTGCCGGTAAATCCGTCAACGATCGGTATGATCAATAAACGGTTGATCGGCCTGATGCCGCCGCATGCGCTTTTTGTGAATACGGCCAGGGCCAGCGTTGTGAACCGTGACGACCTGCTGGAAGCGATCGAAGGCAATAAGATCCGTGGGGCCATCCTTGATGTATTTGATAATGAACCACCGGATGCAGTGGATTACCGGTTAATTGACCACCCGAATGTATTGGCAACACCACATACGGCAGGTGCTACTGAGGAAGTAGAAGACCACCATGTTGCCATCCTTAATGAAAAATTATTAAGCTGGGCAAAAACGCAACCGGCGAATGCACTACATTTATCCAATCAGTAACAATGGCTTTAACAAACGCACACATCATTATAGACTTTGGTACCGGCAACCTGCGTGCAGCGGTAATTGCAACTAACGGTACGGTTTTAGGAGTAGCCCGTGAAGATATCCCTTATATAAGGGATGCGCAATACCCGGATGCGCTTTATTTTGATCCCCGGGTATTGTGGAATCAGATACTGGAGCTTACGGCAACAGCGCTGAAATATGCAGGTGCCGTCCGGGTCCTTGCCATAACGGCCACCAGCCAGCGGGAAGGCATTGTAGTGCTGGATCCTGCGGGAATGCCGGTGGTAGGCCTGCCGAATATTGACCACAGAGGAAGAGCATGGGAGCACCTGCTGCAGGATAAAACACGGGTGTATGAGCTTACGGGGCGTTATCCTACTTCACTGTTTTCTGCATTGAAGCTGGTGGGGCTGCGGGAAGGCAGGCAGGAATGGTGGCGGCAACTGGACACATTTCTCAGTATCAGCGACTGGGTGGAATATATGTTTTGCGGAGTGGAGCACTATGAGCATTCGCAGGCGTCAGAAAGCCTGCTGTATGATATAGAACGGAAAACCTGGTCGGAAGCGTTATGTGAACGGTTCTCTTTTCCGTTTGCATTATTGCCCTCACTTACCAGCTCCGGTACGGTATTGGCAAAAATAAAGTCATCGCTTGCAGAAGCCCTGTCTGTTAACCCGGAGGCTAAAGTGATTGTGGGTGGGGCCGATACCCAGCTGGCGGTACTCAGTACCCGGGCAAATGCAGGGGATGTGGTAATTGTTTCAGGAACAACAACACCCATTATAAAATTGTCAAAAACCTACGACCTGGATGAGCGGCAGCGTACCTGGACGGGTCGTTATATTGATGCAGACAGTTATATGGTAGAAGCCAATGCTGGGGTGACGGGTTTAAATTACCAGCGCCTGAAGAAAATATTCTATCCGAATGAAGGATATGAAGTAATAGAAGCAGAACTGGCCACAATCAGTGACTTTCAATGCGTGGCATCTTTGGGGTCGCTGGTGGCAGATGAAAAGCAGCCCTTGCTAAAGGGGGGATTTATCTTTAATACGCCCGTTAATCATGAATTGTCACGTGCCGGATTTGTATGGGCTACGCTGTGGGATATTGCCTGCAGCATTTTTGAAAATTATAAAACGCTGGTATCGGTTACACCCAACCGGCAGCCTTATATCTGGACCTGTGGCGGAGGTATGGAAAGCAAAATGTTACGGCAGCTCATCGCAGATCTTACCGGCAGGGAAATACGGATCCGCAACAGTTACCGGTATGCTTCAGTAATGGGCGGAATGATGCTCTGTAACCAGGCGCTGGAAATACAGGAAACAGTAACTGATCCTTATGAACAGGTATTGCCGGGAACAAAAGAAGTACATAGCGATTTTTACCACCGGTGGAAAGAAAACAGGGAATTGTTAAAGAAGATTTTTTAATGGAGGAAGCTTATTTTATTGGTATAGACCTGGGCACGCAGGGGTTGCGTGTGGTCATACTGGATACAAAAGGCATTCTTGTGTCCAGTGCAGAGCAGGCTTTTTTACTATCGCCTCAGATGCGGCAGGAACAGGACCCGGATGCATGGTGGCAGCACTGTCACAACTGTCTGAAAAAGGCCATCCGGTGCCTGTCGGGGGAACAGCGGAAACGGGTTACAGCCATAACAGTAGACTCTACTTCCGGTACAGTGATCCCTGTAGACGCAGACTGCCGTCCTTTGCACCCGGCCATTATGTACAGCGACCAGCGTTCTGCAGAGCAGGCAAAAAAATGTACTGTTCTGGCAAGGCGGCATATAAAGCAGGGATTTACGGGTTTCAGCACTTCTACCGGGCTGGCAAAAATGGTCTGGTTTATTGAAACCTATCCGGAAAAAGCCGCAAAGATCTTTCAATGGATCCATGCTGCGGATTTTATTACCGGCAAATTATCCGGCATCTGGAATGTGACTGATTATACCAATGTTTTAAAATCTGGATACGACCTTGCGCACCTTTGCTGGCCGGACTATATCAGCGATGCGCTGGGCATAAAAAAGAAGTGGCTGCAGGAGGTGCGGCCTTCCGGAACAGTGATCGGGACGCTTTCCGGCGATCTGGCGAAGACGCTGGGGCTGCCGGATACCGTAGCTGTTACCACGGGCATTACCGATGGCTGCGCTTCACAGGTGGCTTCCGGTGCCATGAAACCGGGCCAGTGGAATACGACCATCGGCACCACAATGGTGATCAAAGGCGTTACTGTCCGGGAAGTCGTTGATCCGCTGGAGCGTTTGTACAATCACCGCCATCCGGCCGGCTACTGGATGCCGGGCGGCGCTGGCAATATTGGCGCAGATTGGGTTTCGGCGGGTTT
This window encodes:
- a CDS encoding NAD(P)-dependent oxidoreductase; amino-acid sequence: MTILITAPYNEAGRRQLESCFGTVIYRVWKENGRAFNAAELNQLLDETRADALITEHDEVSEDVIRKHPKLKFIGVCRGTPSNVSVDTAKELGIEVFHTPARNAQAVAELFIANVITFLRNTLPGINWLKGRNWQKGAHASYLQFKGNELAGRTIGMVGFGAVGQHIARLAAAFPCRIRYYDPFIKEAFNDYTPVSLETIFAESDIVSIHLPVNPSTIGMINKRLIGLMPPHALFVNTARASVVNRDDLLEAIEGNKIRGAILDVFDNEPPDAVDYRLIDHPNVLATPHTAGATEEVEDHHVAILNEKLLSWAKTQPANALHLSNQ
- a CDS encoding MFS transporter, coding for MNNHLNSVGFFAKTGLPKNLAWGYLGILIFMMGDGVEQGWLSPYLIHDRGLTIEQSATLFSVYGLTVAISSFLSGILAEGLGVRKAMWTGFFLFMAGTFGFVGLGLKELDFNVMLLTYAIRGFGYPLFAYTFLVWITYRIPQTKLGTAVGWFWFVFTGGLNVFGAYYSSWAIGRLGHINTLWTSLFWVSLGTLFALLINRDRIERTRSKDKLRELADSIKIAVNEPKVFLGGIVRTINTTAQFAFPVFMPIYFEKYGFSTSDWLKIWGTIFTANIVFNLIFGFVGDRLGWRRTISLFGGIGCGITTLLFYYSPRLSNGNFYIVLISGVLWGALLAGYVPLSALVPSLVSKGKGAAMAFLNLGAGLSVFAGPLIVRLFIGPAGNAGVIWILAILYFLSALLTRFITLPKTTGSEPGQELKTATI
- a CDS encoding FGGY-family carbohydrate kinase, whose amino-acid sequence is MALTNAHIIIDFGTGNLRAAVIATNGTVLGVAREDIPYIRDAQYPDALYFDPRVLWNQILELTATALKYAGAVRVLAITATSQREGIVVLDPAGMPVVGLPNIDHRGRAWEHLLQDKTRVYELTGRYPTSLFSALKLVGLREGRQEWWRQLDTFLSISDWVEYMFCGVEHYEHSQASESLLYDIERKTWSEALCERFSFPFALLPSLTSSGTVLAKIKSSLAEALSVNPEAKVIVGGADTQLAVLSTRANAGDVVIVSGTTTPIIKLSKTYDLDERQRTWTGRYIDADSYMVEANAGVTGLNYQRLKKIFYPNEGYEVIEAELATISDFQCVASLGSLVADEKQPLLKGGFIFNTPVNHELSRAGFVWATLWDIACSIFENYKTLVSVTPNRQPYIWTCGGGMESKMLRQLIADLTGREIRIRNSYRYASVMGGMMLCNQALEIQETVTDPYEQVLPGTKEVHSDFYHRWKENRELLKKIF
- a CDS encoding DeoR/GlpR family DNA-binding transcription regulator — protein: MATRTITERHEYILNKINKKGKLSIDDLASEMKVSGVTIRKDLKMLEEKNLLFRTKGGASITNPYAGDKSINEKEFINIDEKKRIAKAALGLIKNADSIMIGSGTTAFTLSTVLHPQNKITVITPALKVGLELSNRNNVEVLQLGGIIRPNSSSVAGGYALHTLDDISCELLFLGVDGIDLDHGATISNLTEATLNRKMIDTAQTLILLADSSKFNRRGVAKICSIEQVNYIVTDDKIPAHLVNQFEDKGIKMIIS
- a CDS encoding FGGY-family carbohydrate kinase, giving the protein MEEAYFIGIDLGTQGLRVVILDTKGILVSSAEQAFLLSPQMRQEQDPDAWWQHCHNCLKKAIRCLSGEQRKRVTAITVDSTSGTVIPVDADCRPLHPAIMYSDQRSAEQAKKCTVLARRHIKQGFTGFSTSTGLAKMVWFIETYPEKAAKIFQWIHAADFITGKLSGIWNVTDYTNVLKSGYDLAHLCWPDYISDALGIKKKWLQEVRPSGTVIGTLSGDLAKTLGLPDTVAVTTGITDGCASQVASGAMKPGQWNTTIGTTMVIKGVTVREVVDPLERLYNHRHPAGYWMPGGAGNIGADWVSAGFKEDLEHYNQAASSLTPTGRIAYPLIQKGERFPFAAPQAEGFAPGEVSRELLYTANMEGVAFAERYAYELIQSLSGEAVEAIYTAGGASNSICWLQIRSDVLQKPVCKMKYVSGAVGAAIVAASNTCFKDITAATAALTQTERWITPRIVFKQQYEDQYHLFLETMKERKFINDAQGADAGF